A genomic region of Streptomyces sp. R33 contains the following coding sequences:
- a CDS encoding multidrug efflux SMR transporter, translated as MAWVLLLVAGLLEVGWSIGMKFTEGFTRLWPSVFTGAGIVASMVLLSYAAKSLPIGTAYGVWVGIGAAGAAVLGMAVLGEPVTAARVFFVCLLLVAVVGLKATSGH; from the coding sequence ATGGCCTGGGTTCTGCTTCTCGTCGCCGGTCTGCTCGAGGTCGGCTGGTCGATCGGCATGAAGTTCACGGAGGGCTTCACCCGGTTGTGGCCGAGCGTGTTCACCGGTGCCGGGATCGTCGCGAGCATGGTGCTGCTCTCGTACGCCGCCAAGAGCCTGCCGATCGGTACCGCGTACGGCGTCTGGGTGGGCATCGGTGCGGCCGGGGCCGCGGTGCTGGGCATGGCGGTGCTGGGTGAGCCCGTCACCGCCGCCCGTGTCTTCTTCGTCTGCCTGCTGCTGGTCGCCGTGGTGGGGCTGAAGGCGACCTCCGGTCACTGA
- a CDS encoding HNH endonuclease signature motif containing protein — translation MPISPYTKERLAQAASTSRTLSEALEKLGVDPKGGSRRYVHDRMRRLGVDTSHFERADAVKWTKEILAAAVADSTNMCQVLRHLGLEVVGGNHTHISRRVKAFGIDISHFTLPSPAGRPKTRRTPESLLVKQDGSHARRAQSEQLKQALTALGVPEVCHMCIRPTWQGYPLPLEVDHVDGDWRNNLPENLRLLCPNCHSTTDTYRGRAKGRRR, via the coding sequence ATGCCGATCAGCCCGTACACGAAGGAACGCCTCGCGCAAGCGGCGAGCACGTCGCGCACGCTGAGCGAGGCGCTGGAGAAACTGGGAGTGGACCCGAAGGGCGGCTCGCGACGCTATGTCCATGACCGGATGCGGCGCCTGGGGGTGGACACGTCGCACTTCGAGCGGGCTGACGCCGTCAAGTGGACGAAGGAGATCCTGGCCGCGGCGGTCGCCGACTCCACGAACATGTGCCAGGTCCTGCGACACCTCGGCCTCGAAGTCGTCGGTGGGAACCACACGCACATCAGCAGGCGGGTCAAGGCATTCGGCATAGACATCTCCCATTTCACACTGCCCTCACCGGCAGGACGGCCCAAGACCCGGCGGACCCCGGAGAGCCTTCTGGTCAAGCAGGACGGTTCCCACGCCCGGCGGGCACAGAGCGAGCAGCTGAAACAGGCTCTGACCGCACTGGGCGTTCCCGAGGTCTGCCACATGTGCATCCGGCCGACCTGGCAGGGCTACCCGCTGCCGCTGGAGGTGGACCACGTGGACGGCGACTGGCGGAACAACCTGCCCGAGAACCTGCGACTGCTCTGCCCCAACTGCCACTCCACAACAGACACATACCGCGGTCGCGCCAAGGGGCGCCGCCGATGA
- a CDS encoding PTS transporter subunit EIIC: MSASSAEAAPQPKWWSGLYPGLQKMGRSLQLPIAVLPAAGLLNGLGQPGVLGEEGLNWRIVAKVMVAAGGALLNADIGLPLLFCVGVAIGMAKKADGSTALAAVAGFLVYRGVLHAFPNICPVGTADIGGGCLGPNNTFVEFTYQNPGVFGGIVMGLLAAWFWQRFHRVKLVDWLGFFNGRRLVPIIMSFVAIGFAALCLWIWPPVGSALESFSDWLVGLGSWGSGIFGVANRALLVIGLHQFLNVPVWFQFGSYTKPDGTTVHGDINMFLAGDPNAGQFLSGFFPIMMFALPAAALAITHCAKPQRRKEVAGLMLSVGLTSFVTGITEPIEYSFLFVAPVLYAIHAVLTGVSMAVTWALGVHDGFSFSAGLIDYLINFGLATKPLLIIPIGLCFAVVYYVVFRFAITKFDIPTPGRESDEEIAAMQADNTKA, translated from the coding sequence ATGAGCGCGAGCAGTGCCGAAGCAGCACCGCAGCCGAAGTGGTGGAGCGGCTTGTACCCGGGGCTGCAGAAGATGGGGCGCAGTCTTCAGCTGCCGATCGCGGTGCTGCCTGCGGCCGGGCTCCTCAACGGGCTGGGGCAGCCCGGCGTCTTGGGCGAGGAGGGCCTGAACTGGAGGATCGTGGCCAAGGTGATGGTGGCCGCGGGCGGCGCCCTGCTGAACGCGGACATCGGGCTGCCGCTGCTGTTCTGCGTGGGTGTCGCGATCGGCATGGCCAAGAAGGCGGACGGTTCGACGGCCCTCGCGGCGGTGGCGGGCTTCCTGGTCTACCGGGGTGTGCTGCACGCCTTTCCCAACATCTGCCCGGTCGGCACGGCGGACATCGGCGGCGGCTGTCTGGGGCCGAACAACACGTTCGTGGAGTTCACGTACCAGAACCCCGGGGTGTTCGGCGGCATCGTCATGGGACTGCTGGCCGCATGGTTCTGGCAGCGCTTCCACCGGGTGAAGCTGGTGGACTGGCTGGGCTTCTTCAACGGCCGCCGGCTGGTGCCGATCATCATGTCGTTCGTGGCGATCGGGTTCGCCGCGCTCTGCCTGTGGATCTGGCCGCCGGTCGGCAGTGCGCTGGAGAGCTTCTCCGACTGGCTGGTGGGGCTGGGCTCCTGGGGCTCCGGCATCTTCGGCGTGGCCAACCGCGCGCTGCTGGTGATCGGCCTGCACCAGTTCCTGAACGTGCCGGTGTGGTTCCAGTTCGGCAGCTACACCAAGCCGGACGGGACGACGGTGCACGGTGACATCAACATGTTCCTGGCGGGCGATCCGAACGCGGGGCAGTTCCTGAGCGGCTTCTTCCCGATCATGATGTTCGCGCTCCCTGCGGCGGCGCTGGCGATCACGCACTGTGCGAAGCCGCAGCGGCGCAAGGAGGTCGCCGGTCTGATGCTGTCGGTCGGCCTGACCTCGTTCGTCACGGGCATCACGGAGCCGATCGAGTACTCGTTCCTCTTCGTCGCGCCGGTGCTGTACGCGATCCACGCGGTACTGACGGGCGTGTCGATGGCGGTGACGTGGGCGCTGGGCGTCCACGACGGGTTCAGTTTCTCGGCGGGTCTGATCGACTACCTCATCAACTTCGGCCTGGCGACGAAGCCCTTGCTGATCATTCCGATCGGCCTGTGTTTCGCGGTGGTGTACTACGTCGTATTCCGCTTCGCGATCACGAAGTTCGACATCCCGACCCCGGGCCGGGAGTCGGACGAGGAGATCGCGGCGATGCAGGCGGACAACACGAAGGCGTAA
- a CDS encoding DUF3618 domain-containing protein: MPEARTPAQIEADIVRRREQLAETLDEIGVRMHPKTIIGDAKARVASTVDHTAGRAVVAVNRVLTDVRASFRYDDGTPRPARIAPVALLAAGVIGLLVVSARRKR; the protein is encoded by the coding sequence GTGCCGGAAGCCAGGACCCCCGCACAGATCGAGGCGGACATCGTCCGCCGCCGCGAGCAGCTCGCCGAGACGCTCGACGAGATCGGCGTGCGCATGCACCCGAAGACGATCATCGGGGACGCAAAGGCAAGGGTCGCCTCGACCGTGGACCACACCGCCGGGCGTGCCGTCGTCGCCGTGAACCGTGTGCTGACGGATGTGCGGGCGAGCTTCCGTTACGACGACGGTACGCCGCGTCCCGCGCGGATCGCGCCCGTCGCGCTGCTCGCGGCGGGTGTGATCGGCCTGCTCGTGGTGTCGGCGCGGCGCAAGCGCTGA
- the bcp gene encoding thioredoxin-dependent thiol peroxidase translates to MSERLQPGDTAPAFTLPDADGNEVSLADHKGRKVIVYFYPAALTPGCTKQACDFTDNLAVLAEAGYDVIGVSPDKPEKLAKFREKEHLKVTLVGDPEKKVLESYGAFGEKKLYGKTVTGVIRSTVIVDEEGKVERALYNVKATGHVAKIIKDLGI, encoded by the coding sequence ATGAGCGAGCGACTCCAGCCGGGCGACACCGCCCCCGCCTTCACCCTGCCCGACGCGGACGGCAACGAGGTCTCGCTCGCCGACCACAAGGGCCGCAAGGTGATCGTGTACTTCTACCCCGCGGCGCTGACACCGGGCTGCACGAAGCAGGCCTGCGATTTCACGGACAACCTGGCGGTGCTGGCCGAGGCCGGCTACGACGTGATCGGCGTGTCCCCGGACAAGCCGGAGAAGCTGGCGAAGTTCCGCGAGAAGGAGCACCTGAAGGTCACCCTGGTCGGCGACCCGGAGAAGAAGGTCCTCGAGTCGTACGGCGCGTTCGGCGAGAAGAAGCTGTACGGCAAGACGGTGACCGGAGTCATCCGCTCCACGGTGATCGTGGACGAGGAGGGCAAGGTCGAACGCGCCCTCTACAACGTCAAGGCCACGGGCCACGTAGCCAAGATCATCAAGGACCTGGGCATCTGA
- the rph gene encoding ribonuclease PH, with the protein MSRIDGRTPEQLRPVTIERGWSKHAEGSVLISFGDTKVFCTASFTEGVPRWRKGSGEGWVTSEYSMLPRSTNTRGDRESVRGKIGGRTHEISRLIGRSLRAVIDYKALGENTIVLDCDVLQADGGTRTAAITGAYVALADAVAWGQQKKLIKAGRKPLTGTVAAVSVGIVDGVPLLDLCYEEDVRAETDMNVVCTGDGRFVEVQGTAEGEPFDRKELNALLDLAAGGCADLEAIQLGALQL; encoded by the coding sequence ATGTCTCGCATCGACGGCCGCACGCCCGAACAGCTCCGCCCGGTCACCATCGAACGCGGATGGAGCAAGCACGCCGAGGGCTCCGTCCTCATCTCCTTCGGCGACACCAAGGTCTTCTGCACCGCCTCCTTCACCGAAGGCGTCCCCCGCTGGCGCAAGGGCAGCGGCGAAGGCTGGGTCACCTCCGAGTACTCGATGCTGCCCCGCTCCACCAACACCCGCGGCGACCGCGAATCCGTACGCGGCAAGATCGGCGGCCGCACCCACGAGATCTCCCGCCTCATCGGCCGCTCCCTGCGCGCCGTCATCGACTACAAGGCCCTCGGCGAGAACACCATCGTCCTGGACTGCGACGTCCTCCAGGCCGACGGCGGCACCCGCACCGCCGCCATCACCGGCGCCTACGTGGCACTCGCCGACGCCGTCGCCTGGGGCCAGCAGAAGAAGCTGATCAAGGCCGGCCGCAAGCCGCTCACCGGCACCGTCGCCGCCGTCAGCGTCGGCATCGTCGACGGCGTCCCCCTCCTCGACCTCTGCTACGAGGAGGACGTGCGCGCCGAGACCGACATGAACGTCGTCTGCACCGGCGACGGACGCTTCGTCGAGGTCCAGGGCACCGCCGAAGGCGAGCCCTTCGACCGCAAGGAGCTCAACGCCCTCCTCGACCTGGCCGCCGGCGGCTGCGCCGACCTCGAGGCCATCCAGCTCGGCGCGCTCCAGCTCTAG
- a CDS encoding PLP-dependent cysteine synthase family protein — MRYDSPLAAVGNTPLVRLPRLSPSDDVRIWAKLEDRNPTGSIKDRPALHMVEQAEKDGRLTPGCTILEPTSGNTGISLAMAAKLKGYRIVCVMPENTSQERRDLLAMWGAEIISSPAAGGSNTAVRVAKELAAEHPDWVMLYQYGNPDNAGAHYATTGPEILRDLPSITHFVAGLGTTGTLMGVGRYLREHVPGVRIVAAEPRYDDLVYGLRNLDEGFVPELYDASVLTTRFSVGSADAVTRTRELLQQEGIFAGVSTGAALHAAIGVARKAVAAGETADIVFVVADGGWKYLSTGVYTAKTTEEAIETLQGQLWA, encoded by the coding sequence ATGCGCTACGACTCCCCGCTGGCCGCGGTCGGCAACACGCCGCTGGTCCGGCTGCCCCGCCTGTCGCCCTCGGACGACGTGCGCATCTGGGCCAAGCTGGAGGACCGCAACCCGACCGGCTCGATCAAGGACCGCCCCGCGCTCCACATGGTCGAGCAGGCCGAGAAGGACGGCCGGCTGACCCCCGGCTGCACGATCCTCGAGCCCACCTCGGGCAACACCGGCATCTCGCTCGCGATGGCGGCCAAGCTCAAGGGCTACCGGATCGTGTGCGTCATGCCGGAGAACACCTCGCAGGAGCGGCGTGACCTCCTGGCCATGTGGGGAGCGGAGATCATCTCGTCGCCGGCGGCGGGCGGATCGAACACCGCGGTCCGGGTGGCCAAGGAACTGGCGGCGGAGCACCCCGACTGGGTGATGCTCTACCAGTACGGCAACCCGGACAACGCGGGCGCCCACTACGCGACGACGGGCCCCGAGATCCTGCGGGACCTCCCCTCGATCACCCACTTCGTGGCGGGCCTGGGCACGACGGGCACCCTGATGGGCGTCGGCCGCTACCTGCGCGAGCACGTGCCCGGCGTACGGATCGTCGCGGCGGAGCCGCGGTACGACGACCTGGTCTACGGCCTGCGCAACCTGGACGAGGGCTTCGTCCCGGAGCTGTACGACGCCTCGGTCCTGACGACCCGCTTCTCGGTGGGCTCGGCGGACGCGGTGACGCGTACGCGGGAACTCCTCCAGCAGGAGGGCATCTTCGCGGGCGTCTCCACGGGCGCCGCCCTGCACGCGGCGATCGGCGTGGCCCGCAAGGCGGTGGCCGCCGGCGAGACGGCGGACATCGTCTTCGTCGTGGCCGACGGCGGCTGGAAGTACCTCTCGACGGGCGTCTACACGGCGAAGACGACGGAAGAAGCGATCGAAACCCTCCAGGGCCAGCTCTGGGCGTAG
- the rdgB gene encoding RdgB/HAM1 family non-canonical purine NTP pyrophosphatase, which produces MTSRLILATRNAGKIAELHAILSDAGLPHELVGADAYPQIPDVKETGVTFAENALLKAHALARATGLPAIADDSGLCVDVLNGAPGIFSARWAGTHGDDKANLDLLLAQLGDIADEHRGAHFACAAALALPDGTERVVEGRLLGTLRHAPSGTGGFGYDPILQPEGDTRTCAELTPAEKNAISHRGQAFRALVPFVRALLG; this is translated from the coding sequence ATGACCAGCCGCCTGATCCTCGCCACCCGCAACGCGGGCAAAATCGCCGAGCTCCACGCCATCCTGTCCGACGCCGGCCTGCCGCACGAGCTGGTCGGCGCGGACGCGTACCCGCAGATCCCGGACGTCAAGGAGACGGGCGTCACCTTCGCCGAGAACGCCCTCCTCAAGGCCCACGCCCTGGCCCGGGCGACCGGCCTGCCGGCGATCGCCGACGACTCCGGCCTCTGCGTGGACGTCCTGAACGGCGCCCCCGGCATCTTCTCGGCGCGGTGGGCGGGTACGCACGGCGACGACAAGGCGAACCTGGACCTGCTGCTGGCCCAGCTCGGCGACATCGCCGACGAACACCGCGGAGCCCACTTCGCGTGCGCGGCGGCCCTGGCCCTCCCGGACGGCACCGAACGCGTCGTGGAGGGCCGCCTCCTCGGCACCCTCCGCCACGCCCCCTCGGGCACCGGCGGCTTCGGCTACGACCCGATCCTCCAGCCCGAGGGCGACACCCGCACCTGCGCGGAACTCACCCCGGCGGAAAAGAACGCCATCTCCCACCGGGGCCAGGCCTTCCGAGCCCTGGTCCCGTTCGTCCGCGCCCTGCTGGGCTGA
- a CDS encoding PTS transporter subunit EIIC, translating into MSTATAAEKKKGAGVMAVMQRIGRSLMLPVAVLPAAALLVRLGDKDMLGDPSLPTFLTKIAGYMSAGGGAILDNMALLFAVGIAIGFAKKSDGSTALAAVTGYLVFKNVLATFTDSNLPKIAKAVDGKVVMIDAPVDAKVLGGVVMGIVVALIYQKFYRTKLPEWAGFFGGRRLVPILSAFAGLVIGIVFGLIWPVLGTGLHNFGEWLVGSGAVGAGIFGVANRALIPVGMHHLLNSFPWFQAGEFQGKSGDISRFLAGDPSAGQFMTGFFPIMMFALPAACLAIVHCARPERRKVVGGMMFSLALTSFVTGVTEPIEFTFMFIAPVLYAIHAVLTGVSMALTWGLGMKDGFGFSAGAIDYLLNLGKATNPLGLAVVGLCFAAVYYAVFRFAITKFNLPTPGRESDEELAELLKAEAK; encoded by the coding sequence ATGTCCACAGCCACCGCTGCGGAAAAGAAGAAGGGCGCGGGCGTGATGGCCGTCATGCAGCGCATCGGCCGGAGCCTCATGCTCCCCGTTGCGGTGCTCCCGGCCGCCGCGCTGCTCGTCCGCCTCGGCGACAAGGACATGCTCGGCGACCCCTCGCTGCCGACGTTCCTGACCAAGATCGCCGGATACATGTCCGCCGGCGGTGGCGCGATCCTCGACAACATGGCGCTGCTGTTCGCCGTCGGCATCGCCATCGGCTTCGCCAAGAAGTCCGACGGTTCGACCGCGCTCGCCGCGGTGACCGGCTACCTGGTCTTCAAGAACGTGCTCGCCACGTTCACCGACTCGAACCTGCCGAAGATAGCCAAGGCGGTCGACGGCAAGGTCGTCATGATCGACGCGCCGGTCGACGCCAAGGTGCTCGGCGGTGTCGTCATGGGCATCGTGGTCGCCCTGATCTACCAGAAGTTCTACCGGACCAAGCTGCCCGAGTGGGCGGGCTTCTTCGGTGGGCGCCGTCTGGTCCCGATCCTCTCCGCGTTCGCCGGTCTCGTCATCGGCATCGTCTTCGGCCTGATCTGGCCGGTCCTCGGCACGGGTCTGCACAACTTCGGTGAGTGGCTCGTCGGCTCCGGCGCCGTCGGCGCGGGCATCTTCGGTGTCGCCAACCGTGCGCTGATCCCGGTCGGCATGCACCACCTGCTTAACTCCTTCCCGTGGTTCCAGGCCGGCGAGTTCCAGGGCAAGAGCGGCGACATCTCCCGCTTCCTGGCGGGTGACCCGAGCGCCGGGCAGTTCATGACCGGCTTCTTCCCGATCATGATGTTCGCCCTTCCGGCGGCCTGCCTCGCGATCGTCCACTGCGCCCGCCCCGAGCGCCGCAAGGTCGTCGGCGGCATGATGTTCTCCCTCGCGCTGACCTCCTTCGTCACCGGTGTGACCGAGCCGATCGAGTTCACGTTCATGTTCATCGCCCCGGTCCTGTACGCGATCCACGCGGTGCTGACCGGTGTCTCCATGGCCCTGACGTGGGGGCTCGGCATGAAGGACGGCTTCGGCTTCTCCGCCGGCGCCATCGACTACCTGCTGAACCTGGGCAAGGCCACCAACCCGCTGGGCCTGGCGGTCGTGGGCCTGTGCTTCGCGGCGGTCTACTACGCGGTCTTCCGCTTCGCGATCACCAAGTTCAACCTCCCGACGCCGGGCCGCGAGTCCGACGAGGAGCTCGCCGAGCTCCTCAAGGCCGAGGCCAAGTAG
- a CDS encoding MBL fold metallo-hydrolase: MKLTVVGCSGSFPSAESACSSYLVEADGFRLLLDMGNGALGELQRHVGLYDLDAIFLSHLHADHCIDMCAYFVARYYRHEGGRCGTIPVYGPEGTEKRLTTAYEDVPDERSMSEVFDFRTLKSGSFEIGPFTVRTERVSHPVEAYGIRVEHGGRALTYSGDTGVCPELGMLAEGADLFLCEASFTHGKEDIPDLHLNGREAGEFARGGRVGRLVLTHIPPWTDARQNLADARAAYDGPVDLAYAGAVYEV, from the coding sequence ATGAAGCTCACCGTCGTCGGCTGCTCGGGGTCGTTCCCGTCCGCGGAATCGGCCTGTTCGAGCTACCTCGTCGAGGCCGACGGCTTCCGGCTGCTCCTCGACATGGGCAACGGCGCCCTCGGCGAGCTGCAGCGCCACGTCGGTCTCTACGACCTCGACGCGATCTTCCTGAGCCATCTGCACGCCGACCACTGCATCGACATGTGCGCCTACTTCGTCGCCCGCTACTACCGGCACGAGGGCGGCCGCTGCGGCACGATCCCCGTCTACGGCCCCGAGGGCACCGAGAAGCGCCTGACGACCGCGTACGAGGACGTCCCCGACGAGCGCTCCATGAGCGAGGTCTTCGACTTCCGCACCCTGAAGTCCGGCAGCTTCGAGATCGGCCCGTTCACGGTCCGCACCGAGCGGGTCAGCCACCCCGTCGAGGCCTACGGCATCCGCGTCGAGCACGGCGGCCGCGCCCTCACGTACTCCGGCGACACGGGTGTCTGCCCCGAGCTGGGGATGCTCGCCGAGGGCGCGGACCTGTTCCTGTGCGAGGCCTCCTTCACGCACGGCAAGGAGGACATCCCGGACCTCCACCTCAACGGCCGCGAGGCCGGGGAGTTCGCGCGCGGCGGCAGGGTCGGCCGGCTCGTCCTGACGCACATCCCGCCGTGGACGGACGCCCGCCAGAACCTCGCGGACGCCCGCGCTGCCTACGACGGCCCGGTCGACCTCGCGTACGCGGGCGCCGTCTACGAGGTCTGA
- a CDS encoding DUF488 domain-containing protein, with the protein MIRLRRVYDPPEPEEDGVRVLVDRLWPRGLAKAVAGVDEWPKAVTPSGELRKWFHGGGGTAQEFRARYEEELEAPDAVAELDRLRTLAEAGPVTLLTAVKDPASSHAAILAELLTG; encoded by the coding sequence GTGATCCGGTTGCGGCGTGTGTACGACCCCCCGGAGCCGGAGGAGGACGGCGTACGGGTGCTCGTGGACCGGCTGTGGCCGCGGGGCCTGGCGAAGGCGGTGGCGGGGGTGGACGAGTGGCCCAAGGCGGTGACGCCGTCCGGGGAACTGCGGAAGTGGTTCCACGGGGGCGGGGGCACGGCGCAGGAGTTCCGGGCCCGCTACGAGGAGGAGCTGGAGGCGCCGGACGCGGTGGCGGAACTGGACCGGCTGCGCACGCTGGCCGAGGCGGGCCCGGTCACCCTCCTGACCGCGGTCAAGGACCCCGCGTCGAGCCACGCCGCCATCCTGGCGGAGCTGTTGACCGGGTGA
- a CDS encoding HNH endonuclease signature motif containing protein — MSAGNRYTREVLAEATERAGCIEDVISLLNIKPYPRLGRYLLERCRHFGIDVSHFERRDRRLRVKPDREELRAAVAASHSLAEVLRRLGRPVSGSHHGPLKLWIQEEGLSTAHFLGQAHQRGKRGPVPMKSAADILIRHDGKRRTRTHLLRRALREVGVPDCCDMCGTPPVWGGRPMTLEVDHINGDWSDDRRENLRLLCPNCHAVTNTWCRGGRRRHVVDRQTPAVVD; from the coding sequence ATGAGCGCCGGGAACCGCTACACGCGCGAAGTCCTGGCCGAGGCGACGGAACGGGCCGGCTGCATAGAGGACGTCATCTCCCTGCTCAACATAAAGCCGTACCCCCGACTCGGCCGGTACCTGCTGGAGCGATGTCGCCACTTCGGCATCGACGTGTCCCATTTCGAGCGCCGGGACCGCAGGCTCCGGGTCAAGCCGGACCGGGAGGAACTGCGTGCGGCGGTTGCCGCCTCGCACTCTCTGGCCGAGGTTCTCCGCCGACTGGGCCGCCCCGTGTCCGGAAGCCACCACGGCCCCCTGAAACTCTGGATCCAGGAAGAGGGCCTCTCCACTGCCCACTTCCTCGGACAGGCCCATCAGCGCGGCAAACGGGGGCCGGTGCCCATGAAGTCCGCGGCGGACATCCTGATCAGGCATGACGGCAAGCGGCGGACACGCACCCACCTGCTGCGGCGGGCGCTGCGTGAGGTCGGCGTTCCCGATTGCTGCGACATGTGCGGGACGCCTCCAGTGTGGGGCGGGCGCCCCATGACGTTGGAGGTCGACCACATCAACGGTGACTGGAGCGACGACCGTCGCGAGAACCTGCGGCTGCTGTGCCCTAACTGCCATGCCGTCACGAACACATGGTGCCGGGGAGGCCGGCGGCGCCATGTTGTCGACCGTCAGACCCCGGCAGTCGTAGACTAG
- a CDS encoding co-chaperone GroES, with protein MLHDRVLVKSDSPEGERRSGGGILIPATAAVGKRLAWAEVVAVGQNVRSVEPGDRVLYDPEDRAEVEVRGATYVLMRERDLHAVAAERLEGSKDSTGLYL; from the coding sequence ATGCTGCACGACCGCGTGCTCGTGAAGTCCGACTCGCCGGAGGGCGAGCGGCGCTCGGGCGGCGGCATCCTGATTCCGGCCACCGCTGCCGTGGGCAAGCGGCTGGCCTGGGCCGAGGTGGTCGCGGTCGGGCAGAACGTACGCAGCGTGGAGCCGGGCGACCGGGTGCTGTACGACCCAGAGGACCGGGCCGAGGTCGAGGTGCGGGGTGCGACGTACGTGCTGATGCGTGAGCGGGATCTGCACGCCGTGGCCGCGGAGCGGCTGGAGGGGTCCAAGGACTCCACCGGGCTGTACCTGTAG
- a CDS encoding glucose PTS transporter subunit EIIB: protein MEQGRRDSFFVELREKHMATKAEKIVAGLGGIDNIEEVEGCITRLRTEVIDPTKVDEAALKAAGAHGVVKMGTAIQVVIGTDADPIAADIEDMM, encoded by the coding sequence CTGGAACAGGGCCGCCGAGACTCGTTCTTCGTAGAACTCAGGGAGAAACACATGGCCACCAAGGCTGAGAAGATCGTCGCCGGGCTCGGCGGCATCGACAACATCGAAGAGGTCGAGGGCTGCATCACCCGCCTGCGCACCGAGGTCATCGACCCCACCAAGGTCGACGAAGCCGCCCTGAAGGCCGCCGGCGCCCACGGCGTCGTCAAGATGGGCACCGCGATCCAGGTCGTCATCGGCACCGACGCCGACCCCATCGCCGCCGACATCGAAGACATGATGTAA